Proteins encoded together in one candidate division WWE3 bacterium window:
- the greA gene encoding transcription elongation factor GreA, with amino-acid sequence MKKTITDNKIILTREGLTDLKAEYETLVNTKRKEVSERIKQAREFGDISENAEYESAREEQAFVEGRISELEEILNNVSVTTNSNTCRDQVGLGCKVKVHIDGTEEEFQIVGAPEANPAEKKISHESPLGQALLGKKPGEKVAVETPSGKLVYTIITIK; translated from the coding sequence ATGAAAAAGACCATCACCGACAACAAAATAATCCTCACTCGTGAGGGTTTAACCGATCTTAAAGCCGAATACGAAACCCTGGTTAACACCAAAAGAAAAGAGGTTTCGGAACGGATTAAGCAGGCTCGGGAATTTGGTGATATCTCCGAAAACGCGGAGTACGAGTCCGCTCGAGAAGAGCAAGCCTTTGTGGAAGGCCGGATTTCTGAATTAGAAGAAATATTAAATAATGTCTCTGTAACTACTAATAGTAACACCTGTCGTGATCAGGTTGGACTCGGCTGCAAAGTCAAAGTCCATATTGATGGTACTGAAGAGGAATTTCAGATCGTAGGGGCTCCCGAAGCTAACCCGGCTGAAAAGAAGATTTCTCATGAATCCCCACTTGGGCAAGCTCTTCTTGGTAAAAAGCCAGGAGAAAAAGTGGCCGTTGAGACCCCGTCCGGGAAGCTGGTTTACACCATTATTACTATCAAGTAA